The Xiphophorus couchianus chromosome 3, X_couchianus-1.0, whole genome shotgun sequence genome segment TAGTGACCTCCAGGTACAGTGAAAGCACTAAAGGGAACTGCAGACTTGGGGACAAAGGGGGTGCAAATAGTCAAACTGACTGATTGTCTTTAAAATTTTCTTGTAGGTGAGACTGATAAAACTGGAAAGAGAAAGATGTAAAGGTACAGAATGCataacctttttttattattcttaatttGTGATGGCGTctcatttttactgtttattggGAACtaagaagcaaaacaaacgTATCAAAGCGTTTGCTTAATTTTTGcttataaagtaaataaatatccaacaaaaacattgtaaataatctaattgtgtctttaaaaaaaacagactataGGAGCTCTACAACTCAAACAAGAGCAGAACCAAAAGTTGACAAAGGTATGATGATGGCTCTTTTTATGATGATTCATTCGATTTGCATCACGACTAAGCCTAAAACCAAAAtgaatttttctttgtaaaaaatctCTCTACGTACTTTACAGGAAAGGTGCGactgctgctgcagagtttATGGGAATGTGTGGATTCAGAGCACGAGCAATCGTCAAACATATCCATGTCACCTGGTGAGGTCATCATTAACACCTCTTCTGCACTTGtatgataaaacagaaatgcatgTCTTTTTATGTTCTCACAGTCTTGTTTGCCTTTTATGTTAGAGTTTGGTTATAGGCGGGcccttcctccttctccacAAACCAAACTGCAGGCTAATGAAAGGCAAATGTCAGCCTCTGCTTCTGAGACCATCGGGGTATCGACCGGTCTTCATGTCGAGACCAAATCTGCTCTCACAAAGTTGAAACCTTGTCCTCGAGTGCAGGACTCGTGCAAGCACCAAGCATCTACCCACCACTTGAATCAAGACAACACACTGAAAAAGAGCAAAGAGTCacccaaaaaaaataaaaataatgagtcATCTCCCATCAAAGACAACCTTTATGTATCTATTGATGAAATAagggattttttaaaaccactgCCCCCCTGCATATCTCCGCTTTCAGAATCGgtgagaagttttttttgtttttgtttttttagctatGTGCAGCTTCATATGCTTTTTACTAACTGAAGTCATCCTTTCTGTGTACAGTCACCTATTaaacaattctgtttttatacaCATAAAGTTTATTTCACTGCTATACTTTTGCTTCTATCTTTCAGGACACCAGTGTAGAAGATGGCGCAGCACCAACCATCTCACCAAAAGAGATGGATGGTGAAGAAAAGAATGACAGTCCTGAACTTTCTGAGGATGTTCAACTTCCTAAACAAGATCAGCCTTCAAGGTCTAAAACATCACCACTACATCTCAACAGTCCAAAATCTCTGtcactttacaaaaaagatAATGTGGACATCCTGGAacacatttcagataaaaaagaCATTGGACACTGTGGATTGGGCGGTAGTGCTGAACTGAATGAAAGCTCAAATAAAGTTCATAAGAACAACAGTTCTCTAAAAAACGTGTTCCCACCCAAACTGACACAGTCTTTATTATTACTTAGTAATGTTTCAGAAGAAGCTCTCTCATTACCAGATGAAGATATGGAGCATTCCCATAGTGAAAATCCCAACAACGAAAGTACAGATATCTGTGATACTGGAACGGTTtttgaaaaggcaaaagaaaacaattcgGATACTGCTATAAAGATGGATGTAGATATGAGTCCAGGTGACATTCCTGATGTCACAACAGTTGTTACTGATGGGGAAAGAGATGCAACTGCAAACTCTggagaagcagaaaatgaacaATGTGTTGCCCAATTTAAAAGCAAAGAATCTTTGATAGACACCAGTGTCACAGACAACCAAAAAGGTCATGTGGATTCTTGTCAGGACAGTGCAAATCTCACTGCCTCAGGGGATCTCTGCAAAGACTCAGAAATGCCAGAGGAATCCCCACCAAGCAGCAGTGACAGCATGAGTTGTgtcttaaataaaaaccttgaaGAGGGAATGGAAGTAGATGCTGGAGTCCATTGCTCTGGGGAGAATGAAGGGAATGCAGTGCAAGTTCCTAGAGAAGTTGATGTGACAGCTTCACCCTCAGACCTGAATGTCTGTGATAAACCTTTGTCTCCTAAAGAGTCTCCGGTTTTGAACAGAGAAGTTGAGGGGTCCCGTTCTGACCTGGAACATGAAAAAGCAAATTCTATAGCTCCATCGCCAAAGGATTTTgacaaagaggaaacaaaaagtaCCAATACACCTGATAGTGCTTCTTCATTGTCCCCAGAAAAAATTACTGTTGACTGTAAATCTTTGGAAGACAAAATGCATTCTGTGTGTAGACAGTTAAGTCCTTCATGTCGGTTATCTCAAGTAAAATTGCTTCCTGTGGAAACTGACCCAAACACGGAAAAAGCTAACGACAAAAAGAAAGTTGCAAAGAACAAGCTACTCACCTCAGAAAAGGAAATTGTCAACAAACTTCACTCTGATCCTACTACTTCAAGtcataagatttcttctgccataaaagaacaaaaccagaGCCTGGAGACATTTACACCAGTCCATGAACAGCCAGATTTACATACAAATGGTGAGGAAAATGTTACACCAGTGGGCAGTCCAACAGCAACTCAAACACCAGAGTCCATCAGCCATCTTCTCTCGGAAATGGGTCCTCCACTTCCCCCAGTCCTGACCCCTATAACAACACCTCCTAAGGCAGTAAAGCCAATCAACCCAAGCCACGCAATTGGAAAACTTTCATTTCCTTCACCGATGGATAGCTCAGCTTCTACCACTCCAGTAAAATTCCTTTCAACACCCAACAGTCAGCAGCTCAGCTATTCTTCTTCCCTGACCAGTCCAACCCATCCAAATGGAGTCCCCTCCTCACCACTCCAGTTTAGCTCAGCCACTCCAAAACATGCATTGCCAGTTCCTGGTCGCTTGCCTGCCAAAGCAGTTAATTCTTCCCCTTCGTCTTCGACCAGTCCACCTCAAGAAAAGTCCATGAGCATTCTAAATACCATGGACCCCGGTTCCTCGGCCTGTACCTGGACTCTTAACATTTTGAAAGGTAATGTCAATCTTAGCATGTGTTCATCAGAGAATCTAGTATTACCTAAAACAACGGACAATCAGAGATCAGGCTTCAAAACCATCAGCTCTGCTTCAACAGCCTTCACAAAAACAGAGACCAGGGGAGAAAAAAGACCTGCTGGCGATTCGTCCCAGTCCAAAAACAGTAAATTCCCAAAGCTTGACAGCAGTTCTGCAGATGTTACTGACAAACAGGAGTCTTCCTTCTCTTTACACAGTGGCAATGAGGCAGCCTCTTCCAGTACTGTGGCAAAAGATCAGAAGAAAAGCAATACAGCATCTCCATGCATAGAATTTGAAGAACCAGCTGAGCAGGATCTTATTGTTGACTatttaaacaaagttaaaaaacaatgcTTCGATTTGCTGCCTGTTGTCCAGAGCCACCTTTATGTTGGTAATCTGCCCAAAAAGCCTATCCTgagagaagaggagaaagaggTCATCTCTGGCATATGCAGACGTAGCTTGGTGAGTATAGTGGTTAATGGATGACTTTGGCTAAGCCTGGAATGCAAACTATTTCTTAAATTCTCTGTGTCtgttcatttttgacaaaagaaGTGCCACAGTTTTAGGGAATCCTTGATTAATCAACAAAATTAAGTTAGGGTTCATTGCAAACAGGCTGCAAAATGATTAACATGCAGCGAGTTTACACTGTTTTATGTAGAGCAAATTTAAACTCTCCTTGGATGATATTAATAATGtctatttccattttgttggtattttttgtttgagtttctgCAGGGGACGGATATTGGtcatatacactgctcaaaaaaataaagggaacacttaaacaggtgtttaacacttgaagtgttccctttatttttttgagcagtatagtATTTGTTTGATCGTGTGATAGTGATACAGCACAGGATTGTGGGGTGTTTTAattgaagcagagaagcaaagTCAGCTGTTGGATCATTTCTTCAAGGTGTGAAAAGCGTAGAGAAATATGCATGTTTGGCAAAAATCAGTTATTGGCCACAACTACAATATTAACATTGAATATCAGTATTGGAGTAAATGTTCATGTCAGTACGTCCCTACAATTATAGTGTTTTCTCTCATCTTTTTagctgaattaatttttttcacccCTAGATTCAACACaattttacttatttcattttctaaaagataaaaaccttattcatatattttttaaattaatgcttAAATTAGTTTCATCGTCCTTGATATGCCCAATAAAAACTTAATATATAGGGTAGCAGTACTTCAGTTTTTGAGTGTCTGGCAGAGAACACAGAAAAGACTTTGAATGATGCACACCCTTTTCAAAGTCACAAATGGAGAttgaacttcctgtttgaccTTGCTGCTGTCGCTAGTCTAATAGTGGCGTAAACAGGCAATGTTCCTCCGAATGGCTACCACGGGAGATTcagggatttctcaaacatgcatgaaaaaatcagcaacactccaggtgtgtttttaatgagggaataacactataacatgatataaagttgtttttttttttaaatgttaactttacataatactgccactttaacaaagaaatatattgttcttatgcagattttaaatgttgtctttCCTCTCACCAGCTCCAGGTAGATGAAATGATTGTGGCCATATTGACCAAACTAAAGGCTGAAAAGAATGCCCTTTGTCTAAACTACTTACAAGCCCTCTGTCGAGTCTACATAGGCATCTGTAGACAGAAGAAGTATTGGGAGAAGGCTCGTATCCTAGCCTATAGCATTCTTGTTGAAGGtgggcagtttttttttccccttacagAAACTTAATATTCATATTTGTGTACTTCcactttaaaacacaattagGTTTAAATTATCGTACATATAAATGAGTCctaaaatcttttttccttgtctttttatgtttaacTTTCAAATTTtgtgatgatttattttatgctgttttACCTTTTCAGATTTCCCAGATTCAGCAAAACTGGTCTTGTTTATGGTGACGACATGGCCCAATGTTCTGTCACACAGCAGCTTACTGTGCCAGGCCATTCATGTTATTACCCAACTGAAAGCACCAGAAGGGCTTCTTGGCTGCCTGTCAGCTTTCCTTGGATGGGAAAAGGTACACTGCTAAAGTGACTTCATGTAATTGGGttcttttgcaaatatttaagtCGTTTAATTGTATGACACATagcagcaacaaagcagttaaaaatgctgtatatgatcaaatcaaaacacagtAACCGATTATTTTAGAATTAACCCATgctccagttattattaatcagaGGCAACTCTCAACAAGTGGGGTTTTAGTGGCTTCAATTAGTACAGGAGCCTCAGTCTTTATTCAACTACGATTcgattaaaaacataacatcagTATGATGCTCAGTGATGGCGTCATTAGTTATATGATGCTAGGCAATCTGAATCTAATGTGATTTACTGAAACCACGTCTCCCCTTCTACCATCAACATAGAATCCTCCTTGTGACCTTGACCAGCTGATCCTTAGAACTCTGACGGAACTCAGTTCAGGAAACAATCGGTCTTTTACGAAGCATATGCGCTATGGAGAAGACCTTGGAGCTGGAGCCTGGGAACAAATCTTCACACTGCATCTCCTGTGTTCACACAAAAAGTGGAAATGGACCTATGAACACATCCTGGGGTATGCtcttatctttttctttctttccaacaTACGGACCTTCTTTGTATTTACAAGTTCACTATCTTTTGTTTGTTCTACTacaaaagatatatatatatatatatatatatatatatagtacagaccaaaagtttggacacaactgtgtgtccaaacgtttggtctgtactcaatacagaccaaaggtttggacacactttctaattgaattcaatgagaaagtgtgtccaaacttttggtctgaactgagtACAGACTGTGTTTCTTTGTATCAGTATATGAATATGTAAGCGTTCTGAATGCCGTTTGGTGAATATGACTAGTGTAAAGCACTAGGAGTGGGTGGTATGAGTAGAAAAGCGCCAAAGCATTTAATCTAGTTACattgtttcagaaaatattgagttttgtttaattgttgACCAAAATCATAACAGTGAATAAATACTTGACCTATGTCAAGTATTTATACTTGACATAGGTCAAGTATAAATGACCTATGTCATGATGTATTCTATCATGACATACTCATGAtagaatacatttttcataatattcttatttttggatgctcttgttcattttattctgtCAGCAAAGAGTTGTGGCCGTTAATGAACGCCTGGGTTCTACAGCCAAGAGATCAGCAAGAACCAGTTCGAGATGAGACTGTTGCTACTGTACTTCGACTCATAGGTCTGtggtttgtttctttgcttGTATATTAATGCCAACTTGAACTAATgattaaaatggattatgattaGACAGAGGAGAGTCTGATTACATTTGTGTTTAAACAGGACGGCTCGGTCAGCTGGGCCTTAAAGAAGGTTCTGTTTCCTCTTTGGTCACTGTGGCCAATATCATCAACGCATTTGGAAGGCATGGACAAGCTGAAGGTATGGGGCTTCAGCGAAAACTGACAAATTTTGTTCAGCTGTAGTAAC includes the following:
- the ice1 gene encoding little elongation complex subunit 1 → MMPGDTQAKTAAIAADATVGSCQNCSVLHQSLTEYVASFLALKQKIAATDDSIRLREQLEELQMRLFTLEKKTADYESVQAELEEKTGALKAHEQLSEDMNKLKQEKSNVLTENETLRDELKCLKDLTETRGLENARVKREKAAVENDLLKTQASLKESQEQAKNVDKLTKENAIMTNMKDSLENKVSMLKDSISKQNYQISQLTNEKILLERNVSDLQVRLIKLERERCKDYRSSTTQTRAEPKVDKGKVRLLLQSLWECVDSEHEQSSNISMSPEFGYRRALPPSPQTKLQANERQMSASASETIGVSTGLHVETKSALTKLKPCPRVQDSCKHQASTHHLNQDNTLKKSKESPKKNKNNESSPIKDNLYVSIDEIRDFLKPLPPCISPLSESDTSVEDGAAPTISPKEMDGEEKNDSPELSEDVQLPKQDQPSRSKTSPLHLNSPKSLSLYKKDNVDILEHISDKKDIGHCGLGGSAELNESSNKVHKNNSSLKNVFPPKLTQSLLLLSNVSEEALSLPDEDMEHSHSENPNNESTDICDTGTVFEKAKENNSDTAIKMDVDMSPGDIPDVTTVVTDGERDATANSGEAENEQCVAQFKSKESLIDTSVTDNQKGHVDSCQDSANLTASGDLCKDSEMPEESPPSSSDSMSCVLNKNLEEGMEVDAGVHCSGENEGNAVQVPREVDVTASPSDLNVCDKPLSPKESPVLNREVEGSRSDLEHEKANSIAPSPKDFDKEETKSTNTPDSASSLSPEKITVDCKSLEDKMHSVCRQLSPSCRLSQVKLLPVETDPNTEKANDKKKVAKNKLLTSEKEIVNKLHSDPTTSSHKISSAIKEQNQSLETFTPVHEQPDLHTNGEENVTPVGSPTATQTPESISHLLSEMGPPLPPVLTPITTPPKAVKPINPSHAIGKLSFPSPMDSSASTTPVKFLSTPNSQQLSYSSSLTSPTHPNGVPSSPLQFSSATPKHALPVPGRLPAKAVNSSPSSSTSPPQEKSMSILNTMDPGSSACTWTLNILKGNVNLSMCSSENLVLPKTTDNQRSGFKTISSASTAFTKTETRGEKRPAGDSSQSKNSKFPKLDSSSADVTDKQESSFSLHSGNEAASSSTVAKDQKKSNTASPCIEFEEPAEQDLIVDYLNKVKKQCFDLLPVVQSHLYVGNLPKKPILREEEKEVISGICRRSLLQVDEMIVAILTKLKAEKNALCLNYLQALCRVYIGICRQKKYWEKARILAYSILVEDFPDSAKLVLFMVTTWPNVLSHSSLLCQAIHVITQLKAPEGLLGCLSAFLGWEKNPPCDLDQLILRTLTELSSGNNRSFTKHMRYGEDLGAGAWEQIFTLHLLCSHKKWKWTYEHILGKELWPLMNAWVLQPRDQQEPVRDETVATVLRLIGRLGQLGLKEGSVSSLVTVANIINAFGRHGQAEGVPWTVQLAAIYCIYELSPCNPKQALDALAEWRGEAPQNVPPAVASCINQIASICRNVRS